The following are from one region of the Silurus meridionalis isolate SWU-2019-XX chromosome 25, ASM1480568v1, whole genome shotgun sequence genome:
- the supt4h1 gene encoding transcription elongation factor SPT4 — MSLETVPKDLRHLRACLLCSLVKTIDQFEYDGCDNCESYLQMKGNREMVYECTSSSFDGVIAMMSPEDSWVSKWQRIGNFKAGVYAVTVTGRLPPGVVRELKSRGVIYRSRDTAVKT, encoded by the exons ATGTCCTTGGAGACCGTACCAAAAGATCTCCGTCATCTACGGGCTTGTTTGCTGTGTTCTCTTGTCAAG ACCATTGACCAGTTCGAGTATGATGGCTGTGATAACTGTGAGTCCTACCTGCAAATGAAGGGGAACCGGGAGATGGTTTATGAATGCACAAGCTCCTCCTTTGACGG CGTCATTGCAATGATGAGTCCTGAAGACAGCTGGGTTTCTAAGTGGCAAAGAATAG GAAATTTCAAAGCAGGCGTCTATGCTGTAACCGTAACTGGAAGATTACCCCCAG GAGTGGTGCGAGAACTAAAGAGCAGAGGAGTCATCTACAGGTCCAGAGACACGGCGGTGAAGACGTAA